In Mangifera indica cultivar Alphonso chromosome 7, CATAS_Mindica_2.1, whole genome shotgun sequence, the genomic window AGTCACACAATATCTTCTTTTGTAATCACTAactaaatttcattaaaatacttgcacaaagataaataatttaaccGTGGTCGTAGGCAGTTGATTAGCGATCTAAACTacgttaaaaaaaattatttttatttattattccttCTCAAATTTGTAACCTTTTCTAGTCAATAATGTagtagattaaaaaaaaaatgaaaacttagCTGAATTCTAATGTTATAATCATAGTCTGTATTGCGAAGGGGTTTATACTGCGTACTTCCACTTGGCGGCGAAAAATCATGTCAGTGGGATGTGTAAGAGAAAGTAAAGTTTCATTATTTTACCATGAAAGTCGCCTTGTATGGCAACCAACATCTTTTTACACTACAGCCACAATTGGTAAGAAAATCTGGGATAGATATAGTTTTATATGGTAAGATATCTGAAATAAggaatttgatttgatcaaCTTTAAATGGTTTGCAAATCTTTCAAGATCCTTGAATTCTATTCTATATAAGTGGTGCATCATGCGCCTTACTAAACATCTCTATTTCCAAATAGATTCACATCATTCTTCACTTCTCTTGTcatcatttttttgtttagcTCCTTCTCCACCAACACAAAATGGACTCATCTTTCTGGGTGAAACAAGAAACGGTACCCAAAAATTACATGTGGCCAAAGGAAGACTTGGTTGAAGCTTGTGAAGAGCTGAATGAGCCACTAGTGGATCTTGAAGGATTCTTGAAAGGAGACAAGGTGGGAACTCAACAAGCTGCAAGAATCATCAGAGAAGCTTGCTTGAAACATGGATTCTTTCAAGTGATCAATCATGGTGTTGACTCACGAATTTTAAGAGCTGCATATGATCAAACAGAAAAGTTCTTCCAGTTACCACCTGACGTAAAATCAAGGGCTGAGAAAATCCCTGGAGCACTTTGTGGATATGCCCATGCCCATACTGATCGTTTCTCCTCTAAATTGCCTTGGAAAGAGACATTATCTTTCGATTTCCATGAGAACTCTCAGGAACCTGTTGTTGTTAATTACTTCAGATCCACTTTTGGTGAAGATTTTGAACAGACAGGGTAAGATTGAACCTTAAACCTAACTTTTGATTACGAATAGTCATATTATATATGGTAACATGCAATTTTTCTGAATTCTGTAGATTGATTTATCAAGAATACTCTGAAGCAATGAAGTGCTTGTCCCTGGAAATAATGGAACTTCTGGCAATCAGCCTTGGAGTTGACCCACATTTTTACAGAAACTTTTTTGAGGATAGTCGCAGTACAATGAGATGTAATTACTATCCTATTTGCAAAGAGGCAGGGCTTACTCTTGGCACAGGTGCTCATTGTGACCCGATATCTTTAACCATTCTATACCAGGATGAGATGGCAGGCTTAGAAGTGTTCGCTGACAACAAATGGATGTCCGTTCGGCCTCGTCCCGGTGCCCTAGTCATTAATATTGGCGATACTTTCACGGTGAGTTTTCTCTATGATTTTTAATGTGAGTATTAATTTGGcatggataatatttacagtatatctatgcatatctattttaaatataaaatatatatatatatatttaatatatataattatatgattttataattttaaattaaacataaattaatatttaatcaattgataacatatataaatgtgtatatatttatatatcaaaatgggtatacataatattgtttatattgttaattGATGTTGTTGGATGTGAAGGCATTAACAAATGGGATATACAAGAGTGTGCTGCATAGGGCTGTGGTTAACACACAAAAAGATAGACTATCAATGGCCTTCTTCGTTAACCCAAGAGATGACAAGGTGGTGACTCCTCCGTCGGAGCTTCTGGGCAACCAAGGGACAAGGATGTACCCTGATTTCACATGGGCAGATTTGCTTCGATTCACTCAATTCCATTACAGAGTTGATAGTGAcaccttaaaaaattttatcgaaTGGTTTCAGTCTTCCAAATCAGTCAAAGATCCGTCAGTTCATTAAAATGTACTTGTTTGTTTTACATTTGTGTCTTTCTGGGAATAAAGAGTGTGATAATAAAGTTAGTTCGTCAGCTATATGAATATGAGATTCATGGCTTTGCTATAGATTTCTAGGTCTTATATAAAAGTTTCTCGAATGAAATTTATAGTGGAAAACCATTGTAGTCATATAAATGATCAATGAAAACGAAGGGTCCTTAGCTCTTCTTTGTTGGAATTGGtactgttttttgttttttaacctATAGAGATTGTTTGGCTGatggtaaaattttttattattaacaatattttgtttatttttgtaagtaataaaatattttatcttaatgtTAGTTCTAattctatctttatttatttattttttaggataaaaatatcttaatttttaattaatataataattaatatttaaaatattataaaattgttagagATTAAAGAGtttcacatcaaataaaaataatataaataagtgatatataagtgtgatagattaaattttaattaagctgattaattttatgtaatatagtTATGATCTATCTacttataaattcaatatatttttacatgATATCAGagcttaaaatcaaattgacttaatatatttttacaacaataattataccaaaaatatttatgaaaaataatattttaatatttttttaactcatttAACTCGATACGATTATTTTAGCTATATATGATTGCAGTATTTTATGATTTCAATATAATTGTTTACAaactgaattttattattttaatttaagttacaAGCGCGTCTGCGATCATC contains:
- the LOC123221874 gene encoding gibberellin 20 oxidase 2-like, producing the protein MDSSFWVKQETVPKNYMWPKEDLVEACEELNEPLVDLEGFLKGDKVGTQQAARIIREACLKHGFFQVINHGVDSRILRAAYDQTEKFFQLPPDVKSRAEKIPGALCGYAHAHTDRFSSKLPWKETLSFDFHENSQEPVVVNYFRSTFGEDFEQTGLIYQEYSEAMKCLSLEIMELLAISLGVDPHFYRNFFEDSRSTMRCNYYPICKEAGLTLGTGAHCDPISLTILYQDEMAGLEVFADNKWMSVRPRPGALVINIGDTFTALTNGIYKSVLHRAVVNTQKDRLSMAFFVNPRDDKVVTPPSELLGNQGTRMYPDFTWADLLRFTQFHYRVDSDTLKNFIEWFQSSKSVKDPSVH